TCGGTCAGCCACCCGTGTATCTACATGGACTGCATGGCCTTTGGGATGGGTGACAGCGCTCTGCAAGTGACGATGCAGCTGGACAACATTATCGAGGCTCGCTACGTGTACGACCAGCTCGCCATCTTGTGCCCAGTGTTTCTGGCTCTCACTTCGGCCACGCCGTTTCAGAAGGGTCTTCTCTGCGACACAGATGTGCGGTGGCTGACTATCGCCGGCGCCGTTGACGACCGCCGCATGGATGAGGTGCCTCACATTCTCAAGTCCCGCTACGACTCTATCTCCCTCTTCATCAGCGACACAGTCGAAAACCTTGAGGACTTCAACGACGCACCTGTAGAGATCAACCACTCGTACTgtgagctgctggagaaggctggTGTGGACACGCGGTTGGCGAGACACATTGCGCATTTGTTCATTCGTGATCCGCTCGTGATGTATGAGCAGATGATCGACATCGATGACGCAACACACACGGACCACTTCGAGAATATCCAGTCCACTAACTGGCAGACGGTCCGCTTCAAGCCTCCACCGATAGACAGCGACATTGGCTGGCGCGTGGAGTTCCGTGTGATGGAGATTCAGCCAACGCCATTCGAGAACGCTGCCTTCGCTGTCTTTATTCCGCTTCTAACCAAGGCCATCATCAACTATAAGATCTGCTTCTACACGACGATTTCTGTCGTTGACGAAAACATGGGTCGCGCACATCACATCAACCCACGTGGGGAGAAGTACGTTATGCGCAAGGACATTTTCTCCAACAAGTGCACCGCAAACGAGGCtgagacggcggcgatgaccaTTGACGAAATCTTCAACGGCAAGGAGGGTGGCTTCTATGGACTTATACCGCTCGTGTGCCGCTACCTCGACAGCGAGAGGAAGCGCAGCCCTGTGGTAAATTCCTACTTGAGGTTCCTCTCCATGCGCGCCTCTGGCTGTATtcccacagcagcgcagtacATGCGCAAGTTTGTCACGACACACCCAGACTACAAGCGTGACTCTCGCCTCAGTGGTATCATCGCACGCGACCTAGTGCAGCGTATACACGGCCTGGCCACGAGACAGATCCACGACCCGGCGTACCTTCCTATGAGCACCTTCGAGGCTGAGAAACAGGAGAGCAGTGCATAGcgtcttttttcttctttccgcGAACCacaaagcagcagtgctCAAAGCTAGCTCTGCGTGCAGTCGCGTGCCTCTGCGCTCATGCCGACCGCACACGGGGTTGCATGCTGAAGAAATGTACACTCTGCGACCAAACATCAGACATTCGAAGCAAGAGCATAGAGTTTGTCTCATTTTTTTCGTTCCTTGCTTTGCCCGCTGGACGTGCCCGCTTCGGTGCAGCATCGTTGGCACGACTTCCACAGCTTTCTCCTTTCACCTTTGTTTTGTTGAGCGTGAGCTTACGGTATGGGTGTGGGTAGCTCCTTCTcttatttttttcttctcccgtTCTATTTCTCCGTCTCCTTTCCACACTGCTTTGATGATGCTGGCCAGCTCACCGCGGTGCCTCAGGGGCCCGGTGCCCGCTCTccgcagggggagggggggagggggcaacgCCCTGCAGCCTGCGCTTggtcgcggcggtgggctcgcggcgtcgacagaggagaggggtctGGGCGGGCGCATCGCCACAGTGACGCACGGTCATGACCACGGCAGTGCCAGCTCACCACGAGCCCGGCATCGACGATCCAGCACGTGCCCGCATCCGGCTACAgccgccctgctgctgcggcgtggcggtgatgccgaGCGTCGCGCTGGGCCCACCCCCGCGCCGTGTGCGGTGGCATTGCAATGGGCTGAACGGCGCCCAACCGTGCTGGCTGCGCCCGGCTGCTTGAATATTCGGTACAAGCCTGTACTCTGCGAGAGATGCATTTAATACCACAGTCTTGCAAGGTATGTGCCCTCCAGGGTTTTCAGCACTCTGGTGTAGTGAAGGAAGAAGGGCTCAGCTTGGCGTCCCCATGCTACTTTAACAGAGGCACAGGTGTAGACCCTAAATTAATTATGAGCAAAGTGCACGTAGTAACATTCCAGTTTTGCTGATAGCTTTCTACTAGGCGACTACACCTCATGGTTGGCGACATTTTTTGAGAGTGATCTGTTGACATGGGAAGCTCTCGATCAACAGCCAGGTGATGCCGCAATTTTTCTCCGTCTTAAGGACATGTACGGCCACTCCAATTAACCGATGTGGGACACGAATGTACCGCCCTACCGGGTCGGGATCATTACGCGCGGTGGGCTCAGTGTAAGGCACTTGATGTATGCAAGCGGTGAGGGAAACCCAACATGGCACAGCGTAAGGGGGCCACGGAGACGACATCAGACGCCGCCCTGGCTCTGGGGTGCTTCACCTATGATTGGGGTGCCGATACCACGGCGTCGGGTAAGCGCTGCGCGATTAAGCCCCCTGTCCGCTTTGAGAAGGGATATTTCCTGACGCCACCACTGGTAACTAGTACCGAATTAAGGTCTTTCCACTAGGCCGACGGAACCCTGTACGGCGCCCTGATTGCCAAATCGGTTCGCAAGGCTCCTCTCTACCACTGCgacacagaggcgcagacGCGCGAGCTTCAGAGTACCGCGCTGACCCCGACTACCACACGATAGCCCGAAATCGCACcagaaaaagaaggcaagTGGCCCATGGTGTTACACCCACCACGACCCCACCAAACATACACAACGACAAAGCATCCCTCAAGGAATATGACAAATTTCACGACCAAGTCCAAAATCTACCAGGAGTGCCGTCCCATCGCGGAACGTCTCTTATAAGCCTTTCTGTTCGCCAAAAACAATGTCGACTGGAGGCAGTTCTCGACAAAGCCACCTGCGCGTCACACTGAACAGTGCACTACCTTGGATATTTTCATGAAAAAGCACCATAGAGCCAAGCTTTAAGGATTCGTACAGCCCTGCAATGCCCTCACCCTCGACGACCCTTGATCGTGACCACGTATCCCGGCTATCCATTGCCCTCCCGCCTACATGGTGCCCCGGCAATGAGGCATGGCAAccacccccactctgtgCGGGAGGGGCAGGCCAGCATTTCGGGGAAGACGTACCAGCAGAAGTCAACACAACATCCGGCAGcccacttctctccctccccttcgcgcCTCACCGAGACCCGACTCCACGCCCTTCAAACTCCTCACTAGAGGCAAGCTCGAGGTGGCACTCCGTGGGGttcactgctgctccgcTCCGAGCCTCGACGGAAGTGGCGGATGAAGGCAgcaagcccccccccccccctttccccccagACAACCATGCCGTTCTGAGACGGTCCCCAGGCTGCAGGAATGCGAGCActgtgcgcacgcgctgtgAAGCGCGGCTGGCATGGTGCCTCGCGCCCGAACAGCGCCTCCGGAAGCCGGCGGAGCGTGAGTGATGGCCGGAAAAGATGCGGAGGGATTCGTATACCTGGCAGTCCCCaagtgcacgtgtgcgacaGGTGCGGCATCTCTTCCATCCGCCCACCTGTGCGGATGGGGGCACAGGCGCCGGGAGCATGGCGAGAGCACCCCAACTTACACCATGGAGTCCTCCAGActctgcgacggcgagcCTCCGCAACGCATTATCGAATGCTGTGGCTTGAGGGGCCGCAGGGCGAAACACGGCACCCAGGCAGGGTACAGGGTTTCAGAGAGCCCCtggcctgcagctggccaACTTCCTCGTCGAGCTCTTCCGCCGCACTCCTGGACCACGCCCTGTTACGCCCCCAGCGGATGCCACGGCCTCCGCCCTCGAACAGGACCGTGGCCGCGGCCCGCTCGGATCAAGGCATGCCGTGCACCCGAATCTGTCTGGCGCCTGTCGCACGGCACGTATGCGAGGAGGGACGCGAAAAGCCCGCCAGACGCATGGCTCGGCTCAGCGTCAGACGACTCACTCTTGGCGGCCAcggcttcgctgctgcgcagaagAGGTAGAGGAAGTATGTTCATGCGCGTCTTTCTGCGGACTTGCTTGTACGAGACTCGCATGCTGGAAAGCCAACTCTTCTCCCGCGCCTCCAACGTCATTCTCTCCGCTCCGGAGCGTGCTCGCATGCAGTCTTATTTGGTGGACCTGATACGAAAGGTGGGGGCAAGGCGAAGGAGGTTATTAGGGAGTAGGCACGATGGGTCCTTTTTGTGCTCTTCAAGCATGAGTTGCTTGCTGCACTAGGCATTGCCGGTATTTTTGgcttgcctgtgtgcgctctcttcgtcttcaAAGCGTGTCGTTTCTGTTTCGCCGGCGAGAGCGCTCAGTAGTGGTTGGCCGGCCGCGCTGTGCTGCCCGTGGTATTTTAGGTGGGGGACCGGCGgtgaggaaggaaaggagtcGGTATCTCTGCACTGACTCGGTAGGGGGCTAGTGGTGGCTGGTGGCATGTGCTTTACtctggtgcgtgtgcgacgCGCGGATGCCAGTGCGGAGAGTGAGAACGGCAAATGGCAGGCTTGCATGTGAGGCACGCATTAGACATGCATATGAGTCTGTGCCTTTCCtctatttttctctctctcggcggATGATCGATGATTCTCAAAAACCTGACAAAGACCCTATCTGAGTATGAGCTCGAACTGTGAAGGTGACAGCGCAGCTATGCATGGTCACCCGAAGCTCTTCGGCGGCTCAAAAAGGCGACTGGTATTCTGTATAGTTCCAGAAAACACGACCGAGTCTTCATCTTGCGAAGAGAATCAccaaaaagaaaggaaaaacatCAACTATGCGGTTGGTTGCTGCGAATTGTAACCGCCACAAGTTGGGGAAGTCCTAacacgcggcggcgcaccagcTCTCTGTCTTCACTCCCAAGTCAAGCACATGCGTCGATGAAATGAGTTGCGCCTCTGAGAGCAGGAGAACGAGGGTACGGGGAAAAAGCGGCAACGTCGTCAACAAGAAGTTGCAACCTGTACACCCGGCTCGGTGCTGCAGTTGCTCTCCTCCCTACAGACGTATTTCTCCTCCTGTTGCCCTGCGTGCAGTGTTTCAAGACCAGccatctctcttccctccacctccatctctgtATCTCTTTGGTGTGCCACTGTCGACactccaaaaaaaaaaaagaaagaacaCCCCCGCATTCATCGTGGACCTTGTTCTTCACCAGCACACGCAAGTCTTTGACGTCAGCGATGTCGGAGTGGGAGAGgcagcgcctgccgcgcATTCAGGGTGTGGCGGCGTTTCGAAAAGGCGACATTTACGCGATGCCCGCTGTGCCAGCAGCCTATCGTACTTCTAAACCGCGCTCTAACCCGTACACTAGCCCAGAAATGCTTGGCCGCATCTACTCCTCGAGCATACCATACCACACCACGGACAGAGCCGCGAGCACATACGGTTGCGCAGTCCATGTGGGCCGTCTTCGTGGTGTGCCCGCCGGAAGCTGGGCAGTCCCAAGAAAGGATCTGCACCGCAGTCCTCCACACCATCTGATGCCTCTCGCATCTTCTTACCCGGCACCGGTCGGATACTTCACCGATGCGTTGCACTTCGCACAGGTCGTGGAGGAGTCTCAGCGAACCGCCATCAAATTCGAAGAGCGTCGCTACTGGCTGCGCTTGCTGGACCACGACGCGACTCGCGCGCGGAGGACTGTGCCTACTTCTCAGCAGCCACGACTTCTCGCCTGGGAAGCGGAGTCGCCCCGGCGCGTGGAGACACCCAAGCCTCCCATGTCCATCATGGTAGCCTACGAGTCTGTGCCACCTGTGCCAGAAAGCAACCTCAAGATAGGCAGCCAACACATTCTCTCCCTGCCGCGCCTACGCGTACTGCGGCAGGAGAAGTCCTACGGCATAACTAAGAATGGtattcacacgcacacagacagcgTGCGTACAGttggcaccgctgcgggaAAACAGTCCtggccttctctcttcctcgccgaTGAACAGCTACCGCGTCTGcctgcagaggaggcgcatcTTCCCACGCTATCTGTGCAGTTCGCTGGGCCGCCACGTCTGATTATGTCAACACCCGATGACCGAGACGCGGGTGACCTGTGCGAGCTTCGAGAGCAGGAAGCCCCTCCGTTGAAGGACACACTTTTCGCGCCATGTCCAATTCCGGCGTCCACCTCACGAGGCTGCAGCAAGCCAACGTCGGTTGTGGCTCCACTCTCGGCGTTTATGGTGGAGGCGCCTGTGCGTTGTGCCGTCGCGCACGACGATTCGCGGACGCCATTGAAAACGCCGCCAGCAGTCGGCGCACCACGCGACAACAAAGAGACGTCGGCCCACCTCGATACGCGGTACACTGAGCGCCTGCTCGACGCGCCGCGGAGCGCTGATGCACACAAGAGCTTGCAAGAGCTACAATCGCCTCAGCTCACTGCGCAGGAAGAGGGGCTGCTTCAGGAGTGCACCTCTatgaaagaggaggtgcaTAGTAGCGAGGGTGTGACCTTCGCCGATCCAGCGGAGCTGTGTGCACTGCGCACGGCAGAGGCCACCGCACTGGTCAGTTCCCTCTTCTTAACCACATCCAGTCCCCTGCCTCGAATGGGGAGCGGTGAGGCGACATCGGTGAAGTCACTCGCGGACGCCACAGTGCTGACCGAGGACGAAGCCACAGCGAACTCACCGTCATCGGTGCCGCCAGCTCGAACCCCTCGCGCCACCCAAGGGAACTTGAAGCAATTGCGGTGGCAGGTGTCTCGGACGATAGTGGACTCCATCTTGGcttgcaccgctgcggtTGACAGTGTGCCGATGTATAGGCTCGAGATGTATTCCGCAtacgaggtggaggagcccGCCATTGCTGTCACTCTTTTCcaaccaccgctgcctctccaGACGTTCCTCGAGGATCACCACGCTAGCGCCCTGCTTCCTCCGGCACCTGCTTCAGCCGATAAGGGGGACTTGTACCAGCTACGTCACCAGCTCGCCCATGAACTGGTCACGCTGGTAACGCAGTCCACTCATACCACCTAGTTTGCCAACACCGTCGGCGTGCTTCATGAGGACGCGAATTCTTCGGAGTCGTGCATCCATCAGGCGTGTACCTTGCATTGAATCCTCTGACCTATCATCACTTAACCTCATAAATAGTTGCGAGCAGGTGTCGAGTATAACAATTccactgccgcttcttcAACGCGAGCGGCGATTAGCTCTGCTTCCCCATCACATGTACATTGTCAATCCGTGTCCTACTcttcttttgttgttgcgtTGTACTTCACGACACACCATTGCCCCGTGCGCGTGCCTACCTCTCTTCAATGTCACTTCCTTGTTTCCTCCTTTGCGCCGCGAAAACGTGCATCCCATTACACATGAGTGCCTGAAGAAACAGCGGAGGGGTGGTAAGTGGCGAGTGCAGCAGGTATGAGTGCCCCCGAACatctttttctgttttccaggtgttgctgtttttctctcttgtttctttGATTCCATGTAGTCTGCGTGTCTGCTTGCAACACAGCACACCTCGGGTAAGCAAAGGTGGCACACATGCGGAAAACACTCGAGATAGCCGAAGAGCACTTCATGAAACAAAAAACCATTACTGCTGGGCGTGAGGTGTGGATTGGCAGAACTCCTCTGCCCTTGAAACGAAGGGAATGCAGCGCAGGCCGCATTGTGCTCCCTGaaccaccagcagcacagccTACCGCAGAACGCCCTGCTGGATGCGCTTCTTACACGCGTAGGTCCAGTAGAAAGAACGatgctctcctttttctgaATCTGCTGTTTCAACCCTCTTCCTCTATTTTTCCGTTCCTCTCGGCACGTTTTGGTGGATgccgtgcgtgtctgcactCTCTCGGCCTTCACTATCCGAGGCGCTAAGGGTGATATACATGAACGCATACATGCGGTCAGGCAGAGACACAGAAGCACACTGGATTCACAGGTACCCCTTCGTTTGGCGTCGGCGTCTGTATCCACAGCATCATCATTCTCAGTCTCTTTGCCTGTTTGCACTAACACCTACGCACATCTCCGCTGAACAACAGCGATTTTAACTTGTCCTAACAGCGTGCTCTCACCCTACAAAAGGCTGTGGCACCTCGACGGAAGCATACTTTTTCAACACCTCAGCCAGTTCACACTCTCCGTCTTACTCTCACTCATTGTCACGAGGCTGTGCAGCTGAGTTGATGAAGATGCTGTCAACCGGCTCCATTATGGGCCAGAGATCTTATACTAACCATACGCGGACATTTGAACAGGACGAGCACCGCTCTATCCGGGATCAACCCTCTCGGCACGTACGAACCCGTACTGGAAACACTGCTGCA
This region of Leishmania panamensis strain MHOM/PA/94/PSC-1 chromosome 18 sequence genomic DNA includes:
- a CDS encoding hypothetical protein (TriTrypDB/GeneDB-style sysID: LpmP.18.1630), producing the protein MSEWERQRLPRIQGVAAFRKGDIYAMPAVPAAYRTSKPRSNPYTSPEMLGRIYSSSIPYHTTDRAASTYGCAVHVGRLRGVPAGSWAVPRKDLHRSPPHHLMPLASSYPAPVGYFTDALHFAQVVEESQRTAIKFEERRYWLRLLDHDATRARRTVPTSQQPRLLAWEAESPRRVETPKPPMSIMVAYESVPPVPESNLKIGSQHILSLPRLRVLRQEKSYGITKNGIHTHTDSVRTVGTAAGKQSWPSLFLADEQLPRLPAEEAHLPTLSVQFAGPPRLIMSTPDDRDAGDLCELREQEAPPLKDTLFAPCPIPASTSRGCSKPTSVVAPLSAFMVEAPVRCAVAHDDSRTPLKTPPAVGAPRDNKETSAHLDTRYTERLLDAPRSADAHKSLQELQSPQLTAQEEGLLQECTSMKEEVHSSEGVTFADPAELCALRTAEATALVSSLFLTTSSPLPRMGSGEATSVKSLADATVLTEDEATANSPSSVPPARTPRATQGNLKQLRWQVSRTIVDSILACTAAVDSVPMYRLEMYSAYEVEEPAIAVTLFQPPLPLQTFLEDHHASALLPPAPASADKGDLYQLRHQLAHELVTLVTQSTHTT
- the GSH1 gene encoding gamma-glutamylcysteine synthetase, putative (TriTrypDB/GeneDB-style sysID: LpmP.18.1620); this translates as MGLLTTGGAPMRWGTDANNKAIPHVSAHGIQQFLNLFNSKKELRGMPFLWGEELEHQLIHIQDNTITLSVESAPVMERLRARSDNCALWNPEYGSFMVESTPNQPYNLSVESLNSVEDIITRRYNMLNKEAPPGVVGTTLVTFPLMGQGNFVNCDDKSSPYSQSLFVPDACINQTHPRFANLTMNIRLRRGRKVCILVPLYVDTRTMETTVDPRLNIDLNPRNNDIYCPAITSERNKASELYAETSSPNAALAPTSTTDPSEGGYLVTETMKHLFTPATLKYYAQYFTGQQRADVQQRCTASLYRVPSVSHPCIYMDCMAFGMGDSALQVTMQLDNIIEARYVYDQLAILCPVFLALTSATPFQKGLLCDTDVRWLTIAGAVDDRRMDEVPHILKSRYDSISLFISDTVENLEDFNDAPVEINHSYCELLEKAGVDTRLARHIAHLFIRDPLVMYEQMIDIDDATHTDHFENIQSTNWQTVRFKPPPIDSDIGWRVEFRVMEIQPTPFENAAFAVFIPLLTKAIINYKICFYTTISVVDENMGRAHHINPRGEKYVMRKDIFSNKCTANEAETAAMTIDEIFNGKEGGFYGLIPLVCRYLDSERKRSPVVNSYLRFLSMRASGCIPTAAQYMRKFVTTHPDYKRDSRLSGIIARDLVQRIHGLATRQIHDPAYLPMSTFEAEKQESSA